One window of Candidatus Methylacidiphilales bacterium genomic DNA carries:
- a CDS encoding GNAT family N-acetyltransferase, which produces MQIDIRTANENDLHDVSEVLQQAAKWLEAKGQPLWTEQEVAPDKLRPDILSGRYVIARDPQGAPVGAFKLHEDEPEMWPDVPGQESLFLHKMALVRREAGKGLAQALIAWALRETKNRGKRFLRLDFLADRPKLRTVYEQCGFRHHSDRQVAGFNIARYEFELR; this is translated from the coding sequence ATGCAAATCGACATCCGCACCGCCAACGAGAACGATCTGCACGATGTGTCCGAGGTGTTGCAGCAGGCGGCCAAGTGGCTGGAAGCCAAGGGCCAGCCGCTCTGGACCGAACAGGAAGTGGCCCCGGACAAGCTGCGCCCCGACATCCTTTCCGGCCGCTATGTGATCGCCCGCGACCCCCAGGGGGCGCCCGTTGGGGCTTTCAAGTTGCACGAGGACGAACCCGAGATGTGGCCGGACGTTCCCGGCCAGGAATCCCTCTTCCTGCACAAGATGGCCTTGGTTCGCCGCGAGGCTGGCAAGGGGCTGGCCCAGGCCCTGATCGCCTGGGCGCTCCGCGAAACCAAGAACCGGGGCAAACGCTTCCTCCGTCTGGATTTCCTCGCCGACCGTCCCAAGCTGCGCACGGTTTACGAACAATGCGGATTCCGCCACCACAGCGACCGCCAAGTGGCGGGCTTCAACATCGCCCGCTACGAGTTTGAATTGCGCTGA
- the dnaE gene encoding DNA polymerase III subunit alpha: protein MPSPFVHLHVHTEYSLLDGACRVKDLVARAKEFGMPALALTDHGNLFGAIEFYQSCSKAGIKPIIGCEVYMAPGDRMDKTPAANGRDPNFHFLLLARNLTGYRNLLKLVSAAHLESHYFKPRIDKALLQRHREGLIGTSACLKSDIAQAVLQGRMKDAQGLVDDYRQIFEPGSFYLEVHNHGLDLEQQVREAYRSLSKTSGVPLVAANDVHYVKREDARAHEILLCIQTGAKLTDEKRLRYPSDEFYLKDGDAMRALFADCPEACENTLAIADQCDLKLEFGKNNYPAYPPPEGRTRETYLRELCQSGMARRYGERAADPELLQRLDFELGVIERMGFVSYFLITWDFIHYAKQNGIPVGPGRGSAAGSLVAYVLGITELCPMRYNLLFERFLNPERISPPDVDVDFCQTRREEVIQYVRKKYGDRSVAQIVTFGTLGAKMAIRDVARVMGLSFGDASRIADQIPKDPKITIQKALDASQDFKRMFDEEEQAREVIDTALKLEGMVRQTGMHAAGVVIADGDLTDSLPLTMDDSGSVLTQFEMEPLSELGMLKMDFLGLKTLTVIQDCFDFIEQSTGKRMRTEDIPLDDPKTFDLLNKAQNIGVFQVESPGMRRTCLGFNIQNVDDIIALIALYRPGPMDLIPDYIKRKKGECRFDYLHPLLEKVSGDTYGIMIYQEQVMAAAQVLAGYSLGDADLLRRAMGKKKPEEMEKQKARFIQGCAEMNQIPRKLAEEIFALLEKFAGYGFNKSHSAAYGLISYHTAYLKANHPVEFMAALLCNELDNTDKIALFVDEAVTMGLEILPPSVNESGLKFTVAPGRIRYGLAAIKNVGEGAAHAVIAGRATGPYLSMDDFCRRVEFRAINKKTVESLVKAGAFDGLGPNRATLMSQIDAALAAASSLARDKESGQGSLLDMLGGESLPAPAAKGRARTEALTDWPMKERLQYEKELLGFYVTGHPVDEYEEDLRSFRGHPVAELGEEPHDGVVRLAGLVVGREVRLSKKDGRPWAIVQLEDRTGKVEMMLWSETYQKFGPQLEEETPVVVVGQMDRREEDKAKVIPAAIYTLEEVASSHVRDVYLVLDREQCRPEVFSRVLELLAAHPGDVPFCLILPGPQGGQAVLESASSLWIKPSLGLLRALRGIAGKGRVRLRTKEFAPPPRRRYPARTSKPLTATVER from the coding sequence ATGCCGTCACCATTTGTCCACCTCCACGTCCATACCGAGTATTCCCTGCTCGACGGGGCCTGCCGGGTGAAGGATCTGGTGGCGCGGGCAAAAGAGTTTGGCATGCCCGCACTGGCCTTGACCGACCACGGGAACCTTTTCGGGGCGATCGAATTCTACCAAAGCTGCTCCAAGGCGGGGATCAAGCCGATCATCGGCTGCGAGGTCTACATGGCCCCCGGCGATCGGATGGACAAGACGCCGGCCGCCAACGGACGCGACCCGAACTTCCACTTCCTCCTGCTGGCCCGCAACCTGACCGGCTACCGCAACCTGCTCAAATTGGTCTCTGCCGCGCACTTGGAGAGCCATTACTTCAAACCCCGCATCGACAAGGCCCTCCTGCAGCGCCACCGCGAGGGGCTGATCGGCACCAGCGCCTGTCTGAAAAGCGACATCGCCCAGGCCGTCCTCCAGGGGCGGATGAAGGACGCCCAGGGCCTCGTCGATGACTACCGCCAAATCTTCGAGCCCGGTAGTTTTTACCTCGAGGTCCACAACCACGGCCTCGACCTGGAACAACAGGTGCGCGAGGCCTATCGATCCCTCTCCAAGACCAGCGGGGTGCCCCTGGTGGCGGCCAACGACGTCCACTACGTCAAGCGCGAGGACGCGCGAGCGCACGAGATCCTGCTCTGCATCCAGACCGGGGCCAAGCTGACCGATGAAAAGCGCCTGCGCTACCCGTCGGACGAATTCTATCTCAAGGATGGCGACGCCATGCGGGCGTTGTTCGCCGATTGTCCGGAGGCCTGCGAAAACACCCTGGCCATCGCGGACCAATGCGATTTGAAGCTGGAGTTCGGGAAGAACAACTACCCGGCCTATCCGCCCCCGGAGGGACGCACGCGCGAGACCTACCTGCGGGAACTTTGCCAGTCGGGCATGGCCCGTCGATATGGAGAGCGGGCCGCCGATCCGGAATTGCTCCAGAGGTTGGATTTCGAACTCGGGGTCATCGAGCGCATGGGCTTCGTCAGCTACTTCCTCATCACCTGGGATTTCATCCACTACGCCAAACAGAACGGCATACCGGTCGGGCCGGGTCGCGGCAGCGCCGCCGGGAGCCTCGTGGCCTACGTGCTCGGTATCACCGAACTCTGCCCCATGCGCTACAACCTGCTCTTCGAGCGGTTCCTCAACCCGGAGCGCATTTCCCCGCCCGATGTGGACGTGGATTTCTGCCAGACCCGGCGCGAGGAGGTCATCCAATACGTGCGCAAGAAATACGGGGACCGCTCGGTGGCCCAGATCGTCACTTTCGGCACCCTCGGGGCCAAGATGGCCATCCGCGATGTGGCCCGGGTGATGGGACTGTCCTTTGGCGACGCCTCGCGCATCGCCGACCAGATCCCCAAAGATCCCAAGATCACGATCCAGAAGGCCCTCGATGCCTCCCAGGACTTCAAGCGGATGTTCGACGAAGAAGAACAGGCGCGCGAGGTCATCGACACGGCCTTGAAACTGGAGGGCATGGTCCGCCAGACCGGCATGCACGCCGCCGGGGTGGTCATCGCCGATGGCGACCTGACCGACTCATTGCCTCTGACGATGGACGACAGCGGCAGCGTGTTGACCCAGTTCGAGATGGAGCCGTTGAGCGAGCTGGGGATGTTGAAGATGGATTTCCTCGGACTCAAGACCCTGACCGTCATCCAGGATTGTTTCGACTTCATCGAACAGTCGACCGGCAAACGGATGCGCACCGAAGACATCCCCCTGGATGATCCGAAAACCTTCGATCTCCTCAACAAGGCCCAGAACATCGGCGTCTTCCAGGTGGAATCCCCCGGGATGCGGCGCACCTGTCTGGGGTTCAATATCCAGAACGTGGACGACATCATCGCCCTGATCGCGCTCTACCGTCCCGGTCCGATGGACCTCATCCCGGATTACATCAAACGGAAGAAGGGCGAATGCCGCTTCGACTACCTGCACCCGCTCCTGGAGAAGGTTTCCGGCGACACCTATGGCATCATGATCTACCAGGAACAGGTGATGGCCGCGGCCCAGGTGCTGGCAGGCTACAGTCTGGGCGACGCCGACCTGCTCCGCCGGGCCATGGGCAAGAAAAAGCCCGAGGAGATGGAAAAGCAGAAGGCCCGATTCATCCAGGGCTGTGCGGAAATGAACCAGATCCCGCGCAAGCTGGCCGAGGAAATCTTCGCCTTGCTGGAAAAATTCGCCGGCTACGGATTCAACAAGTCGCACAGTGCGGCGTACGGTCTGATTTCCTACCACACCGCCTACCTCAAGGCCAATCACCCGGTCGAGTTCATGGCCGCCCTGCTTTGCAACGAGCTGGACAACACCGACAAAATCGCGCTGTTTGTCGACGAAGCGGTGACCATGGGCCTGGAGATCCTGCCGCCCTCGGTCAACGAGAGCGGGCTGAAATTCACCGTGGCCCCGGGCCGCATCCGGTACGGCTTGGCGGCGATCAAGAACGTGGGCGAGGGGGCGGCCCATGCGGTCATTGCGGGCCGCGCCACCGGACCCTACCTATCGATGGACGATTTCTGCCGCCGGGTCGAATTCCGTGCCATCAACAAGAAGACGGTCGAAAGCCTGGTCAAGGCCGGGGCCTTCGACGGGCTGGGACCCAACCGCGCCACCTTGATGTCGCAGATTGATGCCGCCCTGGCCGCCGCCTCATCGCTCGCTCGCGACAAGGAAAGCGGCCAGGGCAGCCTCCTTGACATGCTTGGCGGCGAGTCCCTCCCCGCCCCGGCGGCCAAAGGCCGGGCCCGGACGGAGGCCCTGACTGACTGGCCGATGAAAGAACGGCTGCAATACGAGAAGGAATTGCTCGGTTTCTACGTCACCGGCCATCCGGTTGACGAGTACGAGGAAGACCTGCGTTCGTTCCGGGGGCATCCGGTGGCCGAATTGGGCGAGGAACCCCATGACGGCGTCGTGCGCCTGGCCGGCCTGGTGGTGGGCCGCGAAGTGCGCCTGAGCAAGAAAGACGGACGGCCCTGGGCGATTGTGCAACTCGAGGACCGCACGGGAAAGGTCGAGATGATGCTCTGGTCGGAAACCTACCAAAAATTCGGCCCCCAATTGGAGGAAGAAACCCCGGTTGTGGTGGTGGGGCAGATGGACCGGCGGGAAGAGGACAAAGCCAAGGTCATCCCGGCGGCGATCTACACCCTGGAAGAAGTGGCCTCGAGTCATGTGCGCGACGTTTATCTGGTCCTAGACCGGGAGCAGTGCCGTCCCGAGGTGTTCTCCCGGGTGCTGGAACTCCTGGCCGCCCATCCCGGGGATGTGCCCTTTTGCCTCATCCTTCCCGGTCCGCAGGGCGGGCAGGCCGTGCTCGAATCCGCTTCGTCCCTCTGGATCAAACCCTCCCTGGGCCTTCTACGCGCCTTGCGCGGCATCGCCGGAAAGGGTAGGGTACGGCTGCGCACCAAGGAATTCGCTCCGCCCCCGCGACGGCGCTATCCGGCCCGCACTAGCAAGCCACTCACCGCCACGGTCGAAAGATAA